One Brachyspira sp. SAP_772 genomic window, AATGCTTTAAATGCTTTTAGAATATACAACTCTATTAACATGTTTACCGGAGAGTTTTCTATAGTTTTAAAACTTTTGTATGTTTTTATATTGGGTATATCTACTTTTATATCTATTATTTTTGGTATAATATTTTCTAGTTTTATAACAAGACCTATAAGTTTGCTTCTTAATGCTACAAACTCTATTATTAATTCAGATTTTAATATAGAGATGAAATTTTCTGGGGTTCATGACCTTAGAAACTTGATATATAGATTTAATGTTATGGCAAGGGCTTTGAAATATCATAGGGATAAAGAGAAAATAAGAGTRTCATTAGAGACTTGGAAGGAAGCTGCTATTAAGGTTGCACATGAAATAAAAAATCCGCTTATGCCTATTATGATGAATGCTG contains:
- a CDS encoding histidine kinase dimerization/phospho-acceptor domain-containing protein produces the protein NALNAFRIYNSINMFTGEFSIVLKLLYVFILGISTFISIIFGIIFSSFITRPISLLLNATNSIINSDFNIEMKFSGVHDLRNLIYRFNVMARALKYHRDKEKIRVSLETWKEAAIKVAHEIKNPLMPIMMNAELIEKRLKNNMSDDDLDKIRKYVNTIIKNSNSILSLVKSFSEFSFNIKLSDEKESINDVLIEVFDSFKNMQNVNRV